DNA sequence from the Peptoniphilus sp. GNH genome:
ACCTCCTCTCTTGAAGTATAAACCATTTCGTAAATGGGAGCAATTTTTCTTAGTTGTGTCAACTAAATTCGTATAAATTTTCTTGCTAGTATTAGTGCTATACTTTTTTACAATTTATATAGTTATTTAAAATCTATAATCACAGATGTCTTATTGTCAATGTCATTATACGCATACAGGTCATGTATTAAGAAGTTTTGTAAATTCTCAAATAAATTACTCACAAAACTTTGGATTCCAATCTAAAAGATATTTACAAAATCATTGACAAGATATAAAAACACCCTATATAAAGATTACAATTCTAAAATTGTAAGTAAGCTATCACAAATTATACATTATTTCAATAAAATTTTAGAAACCCTTATTAAGATTTTCTTTGATCCCTTGTAAATCAAGTGTAAAGAACTATAAGAATTTAAATCTCTTTTTCAAATTCATCTTCAAAACTAATAATATCATTAGGAGTGCAAGATAGAGCCTTACATATTCTTTCTAAATTCTTAAATGTAATTGGTTTATCCTTGCCCATTTGTGCCATAACATTTGTTGTTAGTCCCGCCATAGCTATTACATCTGTTTTCTTTAATCCTTTTTTTGCTAACTGTATCCATAATGGTTTATAGTTAAGTGCCATAATATCCCTCTTTTTCTCTTCATTAGATTTATTTAATTATAGTATAAATATTGATTTCATTCAATCTTACATTGATTTAGTGATTTGT
Encoded proteins:
- a CDS encoding helix-turn-helix domain-containing protein, whose protein sequence is MALNYKPLWIQLAKKGLKKTDVIAMAGLTTNVMAQMGKDKPITFKNLERICKALSCTPNDIISFEDEFEKEI